One window from the genome of Dermacentor silvarum isolate Dsil-2018 chromosome 5, BIME_Dsil_1.4, whole genome shotgun sequence encodes:
- the LOC119454574 gene encoding uncharacterized protein LOC119454574: MSRSVGAVFAAMPSRGNRMTATAEPDYHVVLPPLPTGSCVLNTVFLHGDVKARPFRVEDFRDTLAHLELLPEVVALGAFQMNHVWAVTFESAEATKKMLKHAEVQVKERRCLVVDPHNREVRLKLHWLLHNVHDDDVHAAFVPYGKVSDIQKERWRVQGVTDKGSSMRTVSLKLKPGLTIDDLPHQIRIAGIMALVVVAGRAPLCLRCNRTGHIRRECRVPRCSVCRRFGHEDSQCVRTYASIAGPPKNEEIVNELLMDEVDAEEICSASGPTLSPPSKKDLAVTTEKHDLTQVASEAILTSGAPTPAKEAETNNDASAGKQPSATTSQDDACLMDTTETSKAAAAAKRTHEESAGGEQKLSTSSANEPPVKTATGRRPTFRPAPNLPPDRKVSGTPPT; the protein is encoded by the coding sequence ATGTCGCGCTCCGTAGGGGCGGTGTTTGCGGCTATGCCaagccgcggaaacaggatgaCTGCTACCGCTGAACCGGATTACCACGTTGTTTTGCCGCCTCTGCCAACAGGTTCGTGTGTTTTAAACACCGTTTTTCTTCACGGTGACGTGAAAGCGAGGCCATTTCGTGTCGAAGATTTTCGTGACACGTTGGCTCATCTGGAATTGCTCCCTGAGGTGGTCGCCTTGGGGGCGTTTCAGATGAACCACGTCTGGGCTGTGACGTTCGAGAGTGCAGAGGCGacgaagaagatgctgaagcacgcggaagttcaagtcaaggaacgacgctgtttggttgtggatccgcATAACCGGGAGGTGCGGCTAAAGCTGCACTGGTTACTGCACAATGTGCATGACGATGACGTACATGCGGCGTTTGTTCCGTACGGAAAAGTATCTGACATCCAAAAAGAACGCTGGCGTGTACAAGGTGTCACGGACAAGGGATCGTCTATGCGTACGGTGTCCCTGAAGCTGAAGCCTGGCTTGACAATTGATGATCTTCCGCATCAGATACGAATAGCAGGCATAATGGCGCTAGTGGTCGTGGCAGGTCGTGCTCCCCTATGTCTTCGGTGCAACCGTACGGGGCACATCAGACGTGAGTGCCGCGTGCCGCGTTGTTCTGTGTGTCGAAGATTCGGCCACGAAGACAGTCAGTGcgtacgcacgtacgcaagcatcGCAGGGCCACCAAAAAATGAGGAAATCGTCAACGAGCTCCTTATGGACGAAGTTGACGCGGAGGAAATTTGCAGTGCGTCTGGACCAACCTTGTCGCCGCCTTCGAAGAAAGACTTGGCGGTAACGACGGAGAAACACGATCTTACGCAGGTCGCGAGTGAAGCCATATTGACATCAGGCGCGCCTACACCTGCTAAAGAGGCTGAAACAAACAACGACGCAAGTGCAGGGAAGCAACCGTCCGCAACAACTTCACAGGATGATGCATGCCTCATGGACACCACGGAAACGAGCaaagcggcagcagcggccaAGAGAACGCACGAAGAAAGTGCCGGAGGGGAGCAAAAGTTGAGCACTTCCAGTGCGAACGAACCACCTGTGAAGACAGCAACTGGCCGGAGGCCTACCTTTCGACCGGCGCCAAACCTACCGCCGGACAGAAAGGTGTCGGGGACACCTCCGACTTAA